In a single window of the Acyrthosiphon pisum isolate AL4f chromosome X, pea_aphid_22Mar2018_4r6ur, whole genome shotgun sequence genome:
- the LOC115033203 gene encoding zinc finger protein 431-like yields MGTICEAEEKVKTTDTEIKVEKDFIECFVFQGSVDSESQESEFIPRSSPHKKTKITSRAKVHKKTQSREKPHKCDFCEQRFSYPSHLKSHTMKHTGERPFECDTCGKRYVRNCHLKRHMNTHTRKSTYKCDICSKKFCYKNSMVNHMKMHTGDWTYECAICVAIIFREFVAQVLGKQITEVDADDFIWYSLTLRKTIACNGTRDTVKCIMYILTGKHAKTQDVGDLVTKWITRVLPLTRFLKKNSRYHLMNHFHIIFKEMGGRQEQATLYLILTKEHFVKQPDTVQMELKETSDSTSDESEECESRSVTDTVVKQPDTVQMEIKETSDSTSDESEEFEICSVTDTEMCPYPQYPCTECSKSFKYFSWLQKHRKTHNNLKVECTNLPQTIIIHRICQTPHVFT; encoded by the exons atggg aactatATGTGAAGCTGAAGAAAAAGTAAAGACAACTGATACAGAAATTAAAGTTGAAAAAGATTTCATAGagtgttttgtttttcaaggaTCAGTTGATAGTGAAAGCCAAGAATCAGAATTCATTCCTCGTTCGAGTCctcataaaaaaactaaaattacatcAAGAGCAAAAGTACACAAGAAAACACAAAGTCGAGAAAAACCACATAAATGTGATTTTTGCGAACAAAGATTTTCGTACCCATCTCATTTAAAAAGTCATACTATGAAACACACCGGAGAACGACCATTTGAGTGTGATACCTGTGGTAAACGGTATGTTCGAAACTGCCATTTAAAACGCCACATGAATACACATACACGCAAAAGTACTTATAAATGCGACATTTGTTCCAAAAAGTTTTGTTATAAGAATTCAATGGTTAATCATATGAAAATGCACACTGGAGATTGGACATATGAATGTGCTATCTGTG TTGCAATTATTTTCCGCGAATTTGTTGCACAAGTATTGGGTAAACAAATTACGGAAGTTGATGCTGATGATTTTATCTGGTATTCGCTTACACTTAGAAAAACGATTGCTTGTAATGGTACCAGAGATacggtaaaatgtataatgtatattttaactgGAAAACATGCTAAAACACAGGACGTTGGGGATTTAGTCACAAAATGGATCACTAGAGTATTACCGTTAACCAGA ttcttgaaaaaaaattcacgttATCACCTAATGAATCATTTCcatataatattcaaagaaaTGGGTGGAAGACAAGAACAAGCAACTCTGTATTTGATCCTCACGAAGGAACATT ttgtaaAGCAACCTGATACAGTGCAAATGGAGTTAAAAGAAACTAGCGATTCAACTTCTGATGAATCGGAAGAATGTGAATCCCGTAGTGTAACAGATACAG ttgtaaAGCAACCTGATACAGTGCAAATGGAGATAAAAGAAACTAGCGATTCAACTTCTGATGAATCAGAAGAATTTGAAATCTGTAGTGTAACAGATACAG AAATGTGTCCGTACCCACAGTATCCGTGTACTGAATGtagtaaatcatttaaatatttttcttggcTTCAAAAGCACCGTAAGACACACAACAACCTCAAAGTTGAATGCACCAATTTGCCACAAACAATTATCATCCACAGAATCTGTCAAACGCCACATGtctttacatga